A genomic stretch from Dyella sp. M7H15-1 includes:
- a CDS encoding HU family DNA-binding protein: MAKKAAKGKMASKAAAAPKPIKEALSKSALVSHLAEATEVASKDVRAVLAALEGVAHASIHKKGAGVFTLPGLLKITAVNVPAKPKRKGVNPFTKEEQWFAAKPATVKVKIRPLKKLKDAAL; encoded by the coding sequence ATGGCAAAGAAGGCAGCAAAAGGCAAAATGGCATCCAAAGCCGCCGCAGCTCCGAAGCCGATCAAGGAAGCACTGAGCAAGTCGGCTTTGGTTTCGCACCTGGCTGAAGCCACCGAAGTTGCTTCCAAGGATGTGCGCGCGGTGCTCGCCGCGCTTGAAGGCGTTGCGCATGCATCGATTCACAAGAAGGGGGCCGGTGTGTTCACCCTGCCGGGCCTGCTGAAGATCACCGCTGTCAACGTTCCGGCCAAGCCCAAGCGCAAGGGCGTTAATCCCTTTACAAAGGAAGAGCAGTGGTTCGCCGCCAAGCCGGCCACCGTGAAGGTAAAGATCCGTCCGCTGAAGAAGCTCAAGGACGCTGCACTCTGA
- a CDS encoding alkaline phosphatase family protein, whose product MNNELWWDQATQLWVTANANSLRIATMFWPGSDAPIQSKRPDFWKIYDSKVTPDQRVDQVLAWLDMPADQHPSFITLYFEAVDKAGHKYGPDAPELNQVLRDADATPGPA is encoded by the coding sequence GTGAACAACGAACTGTGGTGGGACCAGGCGACTCAGCTGTGGGTCACGGCCAATGCCAACAGCTTGCGCATAGCAACCATGTTCTGGCCGGGCTCCGATGCGCCCATCCAGAGCAAGCGGCCGGATTTCTGGAAAATCTACGACAGCAAGGTGACGCCCGACCAGCGTGTCGACCAGGTCCTTGCATGGCTGGATATGCCGGCCGACCAGCACCCCAGCTTTATCACCCTGTATTTCGAAGCCGTCGACAAAGCCGGCCACAAGTATGGTCCGGACGCCCCCGAGCTCAACCAGGTCCTGCGTGATGCCGATGCCACACCAGGTCCTGCGTGA